One Lepus europaeus isolate LE1 chromosome 7, mLepTim1.pri, whole genome shotgun sequence DNA segment encodes these proteins:
- the RBMXL2 gene encoding RNA-binding motif protein, X-linked-like-2 has translation MVEADRPGKLFIGGLNPETDEKALEAAFGKYGRIIEVLLMKDRETSKSRGFAFVTFESPADAKAAARDMNGKSLDGKAIKVAQATKPAYESSRRGPPLPRSRGRPRGLRGTRGGGPRRPPSRGGPADDGGYAGDFDLRPSRAPLPMKRGPPPRRAGPPPKRAAPSGLARSGGGGMRGRAPAARGRDGYGGPPRREPPAPRRDPYLGPREEGYSPRDSYSSRDYPSARDFAPSPREYTYRDYGHSSARDDCPSRGYGDRDGYGGRDRDYVDHPSGGSYRDPFESYGDPRGAASARGPPPSYGGGGRYEEYRGCSPDAYGGGRDSYGSSRSDRYSRGRDRVGRPDRGLPPSMERGCPPPRDSYSRSGRRAPRGGGRLGSERGEGRSRY, from the coding sequence ATGGTCGAGGCCGACCGCCCCGGGAAGCTTTTCATCGGGGGCCTCAACCCCGAAACCGACGAGAAAGCCCTCGAGGCCGCCTTTGGGAAGTATGGCCGCATCATCGAGGTGCTCCTCATGAAAGACCGAGAGACCAGCAAGTCCAGGGGCTTCGCGTTCGTCACCTTCGAGAGCCCCGCAGACGCCAAGGCCGCCGCCCGAGATATGAATGGCAAGTCCCTAGATGGTAAGGCCATCAAGGTGGCCCAGGCCACCAAGCCGGCGTACGAGAGCAGCCGGCGCGGGCCGCCGCTGCCCCGCAGCCGCGGTCGCCCGAGGGGCCTGCGCGGGACCCGCGGCGGCGGCCCGCGGCGACCTCCCTCCCGGGGTGGGCCCGCCGACGACGGCGGCTACGCGGGGGACTTCGACCTGCGGCCCTCGAGGGCCCCGCTGCCCATGAAGCGCGGGCCGCCGCCGCGCAGGGCCGGCCCGCCCCCGAAGAGGGCCGCGCCGTCGGGCCTGGcccgcagcggcggcggcgggatgCGCGGGCGGGCTCCGGCCGCGCGTGGGCGCGATGGCTACGGGGGCCCGCCGCGCCGGGAGCCGCCAGCCCCGCGCCGCGACCCCTATCTGGGCCCCCGGGAGGAGGGCTACTCGCCCCGCGACAGCTACTCGAGCCGCGACTACCCGAGCGCCCGCGACTTCGCCCCCTCGCCCAGAGAGTACACCTACCGCGACTACGGCCACTCCAGTGCCCGCGACGACTGCCCGTCGAGAGGCTACGGCGACCGAGACGGCTACGGGGGTCGCGACCGTGACTACGTGGATCATCCAAGCGGAGGTTCCTACCGAGACCCCTTCGAGAGCTACGGGGATCCGCGCGGTGCCGCCTCGGCGCGGGGCCCACCGCCATCTTATGGCGGAGGAGGCCGCTATGAGGAGTACCGGGGCTGCTCCCCTGATGCCTATGGCGGCGGGCGCGACAGCTATGGCAGCAGCCGGAGCGACCGCTATTCGCGAGGCCGAGACCGGGTGGGCCGGCCAGATCGCGGGCTGCCTCCGTCCATGGAGAGGGGGTGCCCGCCTCCGCGTGATTCCTATAGCCGTTCCGGCCGTAGGGCCCCCAGGGGCGGAGGCCGCCTTGGAAGCGAGAGAGGGGAAGGCCGGAGCAGATACTAA